A single Amia ocellicauda isolate fAmiCal2 chromosome 9, fAmiCal2.hap1, whole genome shotgun sequence DNA region contains:
- the atp6v1b2 gene encoding V-type proton ATPase subunit B, brain isoform — protein sequence MALKAIRGMVNGAMNELSSTVSGTKAAGAREHVQAVTRDYISQPRLTYKTVSGVNGPLVILDQVKFPRYAEIVHLTLPDGTKRSGQVLEVSGAKAVVQVFEGTSGIDAKKTSCEFTGDILRTPVSEDMLGRVFNGSGKPIDRGPTVLAEDYLDIMGQPINPQCRIYPEEMIQTGISAIDGMNSIARGQKIPIFSAAGLPHNEIAAQICRQAGLVKKSKDVMDYSEDNFAIVFAAMGVNMETARFFKSDFEENGSMDNVCLFLNLANDPTIERIITPRLALTTAEFLAYQCEKHVLVILTDMSSYAEALREVSAAREEVPGRRGFPGYMYTDLATIYERAGRVEGRNGSITQIPILTMPNDDITHPIPDLTGYITEGQIYVDRQLHNRQIYPPINVLPSLSRLMKSAIGEGMTRKDHADVSNQLYACYAIGKDVQAMKAVVGEEALTADDLLYLEFLQKFERNFIAQGAYENRTVFETLDIGWQLMRIFPKEMLKRIPQSTLAEFYPRDSKH from the exons ATGGCGCTGAAAGCGATCAGAGGGATGGTGAACGGAGCCATGAACGAGCTATCCTCCACCGTCAGCGGCACAAAAGCAGCTGGGGCCCGGGAGCACGTACAGGCCGTTACCCGGGATTACATCTCCCAGCCACGGCTGA CATACAAGACCGTATCTGGTGTCAATGGGCCTCTAGTGATTTTGGATCAGGTGAAG TTTCCAAGGTATGCCGAAATTGTGCACCTGACCCTTCCAGATGGCACCAAAAGAAGTGGCCAAGTACTTGAAGTCAGTGGTGCCAAAGCAGTGGTCCAG gtttttgaaggaacttctGGAATTGATGCCAAAAAGACAAGCTGTGAATTCACAGGAGATATTCTGCGCACGCCTGTGTCTGAGGATATGCTTG GTCGAGTTTTCAATGGATCAGGAAAGCCAATTGACAGAGGCCCCACAGTTTTGGCAGAAGACTATTTGGACATTATGG GGCAACCCATTAACCCCCAGTGCCGTATCTATCCTGAGGAAATGATCCAGACTGGGATCTCTGCCATCGACGGCATGAACAGTATTGCCAGAGGCCAGAAAATCCCCATCTTCTCAGCAGCTGGCTTACCGCACAATGAG ATTGCTGCACAGATCTGTCGCCAAGCCGGTCTAGTCAAGAAGTCCAAAGATGTTATGGATTACAGTGAAGATAATTTTGCCATTGTGTTTGCTGCCATGGGG GTGAATATGGAAACTGCAAGATTCTTCAAATCAGACTTTGAGGAGAATGGCTCCATGGACAATGTGTGTCTCTTCTTGAACTTGGCTAATGACCCAAC AATTGAACGCATCATCACTCCCCGCCTGGCTCTGACCACGGCTGAGTTCCTGGCCTATCAGTGCGAGAAGCACGTGCTGGTCATCTTGACGGACATGAGCTCGTATGCCGAAGCCCTGAGAGAG GTGTctgcagccagagaggaggTGCCCGGCCGTCGTGGCTTCCCTGGATACATGTACACAGATTTGGCCACCATTTACGAGAGAGCTGGCCGTGTGGAGGGCAGGAATGGCTCCATCACCCAGATCCCTATCCTTACTATGCCTAATGATG ATATCACTCACCCCATCCCTGACTTGACGGGCTACATCACAGAAGGACAGATTTATGTAGACAGACAGCTGCACAACAGGCAG ATTTACCCCCCCATCAACGTGCTGCCTTCCCTGTCTCGTCTGATGAAATCCGCTATCGGAGAGGGGATGACTCGGAAAGACCACGCTGATGTCTCCAATCAGCTG TATGCTTGCTATGCTATTGGCAAGGACGTCCAGGCGATGAAGGCCGTAGTGGGTGAGGAGGCTCTGACTGCCGATGACTTGCTGTATCTGGAATTCCTGCAGAAGTTTGAAAGGAACTTCATTGCTCAGG GTGCCTATGAGAACCGCACGGTGTTTGAGACCCTGGATATTGGGTGGCAGCTGATGCGAATCTTCCCTAAGGAGATGCTGAAGAGAATCCCTCAGAGCACACTGGCGGAGTTCTACCCCCGAGACTCGAAACACTAG